In the genome of Candidatus Neomarinimicrobiota bacterium, one region contains:
- a CDS encoding nitroreductase family protein, with protein sequence MKFENLEFKRLPADVMLERSSSYLNALKNRRSIREFSNEMVSEELIMNIITTASSAPSGANKQPWKFVLVKDPKIKTEIRIAAENEEKENYERRFPDEWLKDLNQFGTDWHKEFLEEAPYLIVVFKQVYGIEGEQHTKNYYVNESVGIATGFLLTAIHNAGLAALTHTPSPMGFLEKILNRPKNERAFLLIPVGYPKEGTKVPVLTKKSFDEFAEIV encoded by the coding sequence ATGAAATTTGAAAACTTAGAGTTCAAACGACTTCCTGCCGATGTGATGCTGGAACGGTCATCTTCATATTTAAATGCTTTAAAGAACAGAAGAAGTATAAGAGAATTTTCAAACGAAATGGTTTCGGAAGAGCTGATAATGAATATTATCACAACTGCCTCTTCCGCTCCTTCCGGAGCGAATAAGCAGCCGTGGAAGTTCGTTCTTGTCAAGGATCCCAAAATCAAAACAGAGATCAGGATAGCCGCAGAAAATGAAGAAAAGGAAAACTACGAAAGACGATTTCCGGACGAATGGTTGAAAGACCTAAACCAGTTTGGAACAGACTGGCATAAAGAATTTCTCGAGGAAGCGCCGTATCTCATCGTTGTATTCAAACAGGTTTATGGAATAGAGGGCGAACAACACACAAAAAACTATTATGTAAATGAATCCGTAGGCATTGCGACCGGATTCCTTTTAACCGCAATCCACAATGCCGGCTTAGCTGCCTTGACTCACACCCCGAGTCCCATGGGATTCCTTGAGAAAATCCTTAACCGACCGAAAAATGAACGTGCATTTCTCTTGATTCCAGTGGGATATCCGAAAGAAGGAACGAAAGTACCGGTCCTGACTAAAAAGAGCTTCGACGAATTCGCCGAGATTGTTTGA
- a CDS encoding Dabb family protein, giving the protein MYKHIVMWKLKESAMGKSREENALMIKSELEKLPSLIPQISSYEVGINVSNTSSACDIALCSEFETEDDFEAYRNHPEHTKVVETIRSVSSQAYVVDYPSSI; this is encoded by the coding sequence ATGTATAAGCATATAGTGATGTGGAAACTAAAAGAGTCGGCGATGGGAAAATCCCGGGAAGAAAATGCGTTGATGATTAAATCGGAATTGGAAAAATTACCGTCGCTTATCCCTCAGATCAGTTCATATGAGGTCGGGATAAATGTGAGTAACACCTCCAGCGCTTGTGATATAGCACTCTGTTCGGAGTTTGAGACTGAAGATGATTTCGAAGCTTACCGCAACCATCCTGAACATACAAAAGTTGTGGAAACGATTCGAAGCGTTAGTTCTCAGGCGTATGTGGTCGATTACCCGTCTTCAATATGA